The DNA region GTTACTAGGTCTATCCACATAAAGCATCTGATATTAAATCCAACATTTGTCTGTCAGTTTAAGAACCTGAAAAAACTAAGGCTGGTGGGATTATACAAGATttaatttataatgtttttgtgagATTATTGattcaattttcaaaagtaaacaccAACTGTATCCAAATGTGTTGCAGCTCACTGAACTGTTATTTTCTTCCAGGACGACGTTGGTTTGATGAAGGACATGAAATTGAACCATTACCGTTTCTCTATCTCCTGGCCACGGATTCTACCAAACGGACTGAAAAGTATGCTCTCATTTTATATAATATCAAACAgctaaattacaggtcagatttgtggaaaggCGAGCCAGCTCACAGTAAATATGAAAGTTTTCAAATCACTTTTTATgctatactctggaacattctagagatcgatatgttttttttaatggctgACGCTGATAATGATCGACAGAAACCGATGGTCGATAAGCTCTGCAGATATGTAGGGccagttttgattattttaccCAAATGATATGATTTGGAATGACAAGCTCATCCATAAGAGGATAAGGGAGCTGTGGAGTCACATTTGGTCTTTAGGCATCTGGTTGGCCCAAACTAAATTGCGGCCTCTGAAAGAAATTTAAAGCCGATAGccaatatgctaaaaagtgcaaatatcagcccTAGAACATACCTGGCAAAATCTACAGAGGCAAACTAGAAAAGCCAGGGCTAATGCTATTTAATATTGTGTATTTTCAGATGAACAGATCAATGAAAAAGGACTCAAATACTACGACGACCTGATCAACATGTTACTGGAGAATAAGATCACTCCTATAGTCACTCTCTACCACTGGGATCTGCCTCAGGTATCGTGTATACATCTCATTACCAGAGGTGGagagtactcagttacatttacttgagtaactttttgaagaaatttaacttttcagagtacttttctagcagcatacttttacccCTACTTAGTaatattttactgaagtaacagtactcttatttgagtaaaagttgtggttcctctccccactgtgagtaagtctacaagtgagttgagtaaatggtcacacccttatatagcgcttttctaccttcaaggcacccaAAGCACTTAACATCAATTAACCACTCACCCAATTTCACACACATAGACACCCGTATATGCAGACACTGctgacaaggtgggttaagtgttttgcctaaagacacaaggacaacattcatttgtgggagctggaatcacacctccaacctgtgggtcagtggatctgaccacttaGTGAATGATGTGTATGCTaagagctggatttgaaccTTTGGATTAGTGGACAAAAACGCTACCGACTAAACTACTGTCGTCCTTGAGTACTTTCTTGGACCATTgctttgtatttctacttgagtaacattattctGAAGTAATGTTATTCTtatttgagtacaatttttggctactctacccacctctgctaatTACTATGTCGAGCAATTTTAAATATGCCACTATACTAGCAGGTACTTTATATATTCATGTATGttgtatattattttgtttgctcagctGCTCCAGGAGAGGTATGGGGGATGGCAGAACAGCAGCATGATCAACTACTTCAACGACTTTGCAAATCTGTGTTTTGAGAAGTTTGGAAACAAAGTGAAGTACTGGATCACGTTCAACAATCCGTGGGTGAGTCTGGCACATAAAAACAGGGAATAACATCAGATGGTAGACCTttgcatttatatatcataAGATTATATGTGTAATCCCAGGAGGAAAAGCCAGTCACAATGGAGTTGTACAACTCACTTAACCTACATATTTACATCCTGTGAGTTCACTTagaggcagtggtggaatgtaacaaagtaaaagtagtaaagtactgtacgtaAGTAGACATTTGAGGTATgtgcactttacttaagtagattttaaagtggacactgtttacttttacttcattacatttgagagcaggtatctgtactttctactccactacattttctggactgactggactgaaaagtaaaagtatttttattattgtttgagatctgctgaaaagtctgagggtttatttttaacttgttcataatttgagcaaccaataatatacaaataaaaataaataaataaataatttccattaaataaaattcaactcaaatctttatcaaaatcacaacattggAAGCTTTCTTAGATCTCAAACTgtggaaaatatttttttactctttaagtacatttttaaatgagtatTTTAATACGTTTACACAAGTATATCTTTGCTCCGGTAtatggtacttttacttaagtaacaaaattgagtacttcttccaccactgcttaaaggtacactatataTCTGATAGAgaatccaccacctgcttttctccatgtggtgttattgctttacctggaatattccacactatggcataaacatatctatcttgctattctattttctggtctatgtatatataataatgaagtaacagcattatagcatggcttaaagatcattttgcacaatacagGACCTTCAGGGCTACCATACAGTCAATTTTAAATATGACTGTCTTAAAGCTTTCActaaaatgtctttttataaTTCAGTTATAATTTCTGCATTCAGTCcatgtttatattattttagaATGAACTAAAGTCTATAGCATATAGTCTGTATATGTCAACAAATATTACCCCTTTGTGTGTTAGTCCATTGCAGTGGAAGGATATGAGACTGGTGAACATGCTCCTGGTTTGAAGCTGAGAGGAATCGGCGCATATAAGGCTGCACATAATATTATCAAGGTAAAGTTTAAATGCTAGCCAAAATGTTTTGAAGGCATCCACCACTTTGCTAATGTACATTATTCAAGTTACTGAATTCAACTTATGATTGTTTCCTCCAGGCTCATGCTAAAGTCTGGCACACCTATGACACACAGTGGAGAAGTAAACAGAAaggtatacttttttttacactgcctctaggtttcagatgacatcagcacattctataggtcaatcatatttaatatgGAGGGCAGCTCAaatgaatataattaaaatgcaaCTTTAGTTGTATTGTCGTGAGTTATAGAGtctagaaatgatcaggttcaatatttgtaaatttaccttttggatatttcatggcaaagtacaatgtaatccaTGGAAAACTCATGTccctcatctgggagtatgacatcatcgcagtctagaatctgaaaaccagcaATATTTTAGAGTTTTAGATTGGATTAAAGATTAGATTTCATTACCATTGTACAAAATACAATGAAACAAGCAAAACTGCAGcagtaaaaatgaatacatataaAGACATTCTCACATATATACCACCAGTCAAAtctttggacacaccctctcatgcagattttttttttcttatttttactactttctacattttagatgctCACACATctaatatatgaagcaagaatTATGGAGTTATGCAGTaatgaaaaaaagttaaaaactctagtatatatttttcaaaaaagcaaactttgaggatttgaatataaatatacacaaatatttagtggttatttaactttttgtctttgttacataattccatgcacattttacttcatatatttgatgtcttttgtgtgtatgaaatgtagaaagtagttaaaataaaaataataaaaaaaaaatcaatattaaaacataaaagacCCCTGGTAAGGTCTCAGAACATCTGAAAAGCCCAaataactactactataaaCTTAACATAATTCTTCATAATTCTGTTTCTAAAGACCCTTCTTACAGTGTAGTTCATACTTACCAAACTAcaaatcatgtttatttttccaAATCATTCAACCTTTGTGCTTGTGCTGTTGCCATATTGCTGGTACAGGTATGGTGGGCATCTCCCTGACTGCAGACTGGGGTGAGCCTGTGGACAGCACAAACCAGAGGGACATAGAAGCAGCCGACAGGTACATGCAGTTCTCCCTGGGCTGGTTCGCTTCACCTGTGTTCTACGGAGACTACCCCCAGGTCATGAAGGAGTACATTGGTATGGCCCACGGTCTCGTGTATGGAAcctataacaaaaaaattagcATTATTGAGAAGTCTCTGGCTGTAGCAAATTTCTTAACCCTCACAAATCCTAATCTTAATCAGTTTAACCACATCACTGCAAGTCATGAGTTTTCTGTTGCTTTTATTTGGTGCATGAATACAATATAGCGCACATCCGATCTCATGCCGGGACCCCAGAATAAACATGCAACATGTCCAGGACCCCACAGCCATGTGGAATTCTCATCTGTTATGATTTCAGTTTACAAGCTTTTAATCAGGTTTAACTGTATTTATGTGAGTAGTTTATAGTGTTTTTGAGCTAATTTCACTCaaatttacttactttacttatcaatttaaaaagtacattaaagTGTCATGATTTTAAAATTGCAAGTGCTAGACAGAAATGTGATTGGTAATCTGACCACTTCCGAACACATAGCCTAGCCTCAAAACTACTCTGTGTGTGGTTGGCCAGACTATGAATCGCCACTATCACTCACTACTGTACAGTGTTGTCATAATACCAAAATTTCATATAATTCTCAATTTCAATAGTAAGTAATAAacctgatactcaataccgattttgataccaccttagagacaataaaatgtgattattttgcaaaaacatatttcaattTAGTCTTTTCAGTaacgatacttgctcaaatgagtatctagtttcaatactagttttagtttatcaatttgtatcatattttccatgtttttaagtgtcttgcccaaggaaacaactGCAGTATGCACAAATCAACTCCAACATTCCCAACAGAATACTGCTTGAGCCACAGCCCTCCTCAgaaatagtgttgtcatgatactaaaacttcaaactcaatttctatAGTAAGGAATTTACTCAGTACTCAATTACGATTATGATAACACAATGAAGATaaaactagtagtagtaatagtactgtctttatgttaccatgaggtgttatactagttctgataaagctcaaaatgacactaaaacagTTCAGGAAAGCTTAAATGtcgtgtgatttttttttccagtatcgatattttgttaaatgagtgTCTTGTTTTGGTATTTGTAATATCaattagtacctgatttttaatacttttgacaaccctactcaGAAATACTATGCCTGATTTCCATTGTGTCCCCAGGTCGTAAGAGTGGTCAGCAGGGCCTGGGACTGTCCCGCCTGCCCGTGTTCACACCCCAGGAGAAGAGTTACGTCAAAGGCACCTGTGACTTCCTGGGTGTGGGCCACTTCACCACACGCTACGTCACCCAGAGGAACCAGCCCTCCACTCTGGGGGACAGCTACTTCACCGACCGAGACCTGGCTGAGTTGGTTGACCCGGTGTGGCCCGACCCCGGCTCTGAGTGGCTCTATGCAGTGCCCTGGGGCTTCAGACGCATGCTCAACTTTATCAAGGTAATGATGTAACAAGGGTTAACAAAAGTATCAaagatcagatactaatcgatactaaaactagtattgaaactagataatcatttgagcaggtatcaatatgaaaaaagtcatattcacaggacagaaatgaatctttcctgaatagctttggaatgagctgtatcagaagtataagacacatagactagtatacagccatggaccactatggaacctacctggaccactgagggattacagagatataaggctacatggaaatagaaaagaaagtattattatttaatgttgaaaatcacattctattgtctaaataaaaagtctGTTGtatcatcatcgtggtatcggaatagGTACTGAGCAGTGAGTAAATTTTTGTAACGTAACAGCACTAGATGTTGGTGttaaaaaatcaatcaaaatcaaaaaaatttcattttatctgccccttatctgtattaaatattattggtcaaTAGAATGTTGGGATGTCATCAGCAATTCATGTTAAATTTCATATATTGCTATAGGCTTATATTCTATGGGCTGATGaagctaaaaaagtcacatagtggGTTTCAGACggcatcacaacattatataaACCAATCATATTTAGCACAAAAGGGGGCAGCTGAAATGAATACAATTAAAAtgcaaacttgtgcatttaccttttggatatttctttgtaCATAAAATGTTAtcaacagagaaacagagaaaagtGCCCCTCACCCAGACTTCACTACTGAGTACATGGTATATTcataagaaatatttaaaaagtcaattcacaaatgttgaacctgatgattTCGATTGCTAGACCCAAAAGTCTGCTATATTGTAATAGAAATTGACAGATCACAGGTTAGATCTATGGCGAAATGACTCAATTTGATGCCAAACAATAGCATGGAGATGTGCGTATCCCACCAgaaatgcacctttaagaattAATTTAGATTCATGACATTAAACACAATTCAATAGTATAGAAAAAGCTAATTTGAAggaattttgttttgattttggatTGATTTAAGTATTTAGTTATACAGTAATTTCAAGGTTAATGTTGGGTTGGGAGGGACATTCTGCTGTGAGTAGTCATTCAAAGTGATGAAGTTTaggaacagagtatttttttaaagttaggaAACAGGTTAAGATTATGGCTAAGGTTAGGATTTGGTTAAATTTAGGAACAGGATTATGTTAATGTGAGGaaaatg from Periophthalmus magnuspinnatus isolate fPerMag1 chromosome 3, fPerMag1.2.pri, whole genome shotgun sequence includes:
- the lctla gene encoding lactase-like a, whose product is MQRWYHVVTLVLLVSASEDFDWTKNQRTSFYYGTFPPGFSWGAGSSAYQTEGAWNIDGKGLSIWDAFAHKKGTISSNATGDSSCEGYYKFKDDVGLMKDMKLNHYRFSISWPRILPNGLKNEQINEKGLKYYDDLINMLLENKITPIVTLYHWDLPQLLQERYGGWQNSSMINYFNDFANLCFEKFGNKVKYWITFNNPWSIAVEGYETGEHAPGLKLRGIGAYKAAHNIIKAHAKVWHTYDTQWRSKQKGMVGISLTADWGEPVDSTNQRDIEAADRYMQFSLGWFASPVFYGDYPQVMKEYIGRKSGQQGLGLSRLPVFTPQEKSYVKGTCDFLGVGHFTTRYVTQRNQPSTLGDSYFTDRDLAELVDPVWPDPGSEWLYAVPWGFRRMLNFIKSQYGNPMVYVTENGVSEKIMCTDLCDHWRIHYYKDYINEMLKAVKDGVNVKGYTAWSLLDNFEWDEGYSERFGLFYVDFSSKNKPRYPKASVQYYKRIISSNGFPNQREVESWKRKSKEMCSTSNQLLAADPLIGHMELVTEIVVPTVCTLCILLSAVLLMFLLRRRF